The genomic window TCGCCGCGAAAAGTTCGGCGAGTTGCTCGACGGCGCCGGCGGTTCGCAAAACGACAGGCGCAGGGCCCGGGCGATCATCCGCCCGCCGCGCCGCCGTCACGGCGATCCGTCCCTCCCGCGCGGCCCGCAGGAGAAAGCGTCCCGCCTCCCCCTCCCCGTTCAGCGCGGCGTCGAAGCCGAGAAGGCGCAGCTTCCGGCAGAGCCGCCCGAGCATCCGGTCGCAGAGAAAACGCGGTCGTTCCATCGCCCGACACCTCCCGTCCGTGCGCCTCGCGGCGGCCGCCGGGCCGGTCGCCGACGCTCCCCGATTTCGCTTGACAGGGTATCAGAACTCCAACAGTATGTGAATCCTGAAAGGCCCGCGGGGCGGGCGCGAACAGGGACGGTACGGGATTCAGCGGAGATGGAGGTGAGAGTCTCGGTTCGAGGGGAGGAACCGGGCGGGGAACATGGCGGAAACGTTCACGGGTTGTCTGAAGTGTAACAAGGGTATCCTGTTGCCGCTCTCGGACTACGGCAGGGACGGCGCCCCCATCCGCTACAAGGCGTGGGTCTGCAACAATCCGGATTGCGGCTTCAACATCCGCATCGACAACGGGGAGATCAGCATCGGCAAGGACCTCGGGTTCTCGACCAAGTAGGGGATCCGGGCATCGGAGATAGACGACGGGGCCGTTCGCGGCCCCGTTTTTTTGTGCGCGGGCGATAAGCGGGCGATGCGCGGGCGGCCGGCGTGCCGGTTGGCGTCGGGTCAGTCGGGTGGTCCGGCCAGGTCCGTGACGCCGTGGCGCCGCTCGATGACGAGGAGGGCGGCGGCGAGGCCGGCGAGCGAGACGACGGTCCAGAGGGGCGAGGGCAGCGCGCCGCCGGCCTGCTCGAGATCGGCCACCGAGGCGCCCTCGAGGCGGAGGAGCGAGGAGAGGTTGTAGACGGCGTGCCCGAGGACCGGGTAGACGAGGTTCCCCGTGCGGTAGAAGAGGTAGCCGAAAACGATCCCGACGAACGTCGCGCCGGGGAGCAGCGTGGGGCTGAAGTGCGCGATGCCGAAAATGATCCCGCCGAGGAGGACGGCGAGCCATCCCTCCATGTTCCGGTGGAAGATCCGCTGGACGAACCCGCGGAAGAGCAGCTCCTCGGTGGCGGGCCCGACGATCACCGTCCCCGCGCCGACGGCGAGGAGCGAGAAAACCCCTTTGGGCTTGATCGAGACGAGGAACTTGATATACTCGGGGTCCGGCGGCCGCCGCCGTTCGAGCAGCCCGGAGAGCATGTCGCTCGGCAGGATCGCGCAGGCGGCGGCGAGGACCGCGAGCAGGGTGGTCGGGAGGTCGGGCGCCCCGATGAGGAATTCCCGGGAGAATCCCAGCGAAAAACGCCTCGTCAGGAGGTACATCGGGAAGAGGAACGCGGCGATCCCGGGCAGGGAGAGCGAGAGGACCTCGTTGCCCCGCAGGTAGAGCAGCCCCGATATCGAGTAGAACATCAGGAAGCACGCCAGGGCGTATACGAGCAGATAGTAGTTGTTCACCCTGCCGAACAGCCCCGGCTCCGGCGCATCGCCGTCGACCGGTTCGTAGTGCTCGTCGTTCGGTTCCACATGGGGGAACATAATCCGGCCCGTCGGCGGCGGCAAGGAGAAAGGCCGATGATCAGGCTCGTCGTATTCGACCTCGACAACACGCTCACCGATTTCATGCGCATGAAGGAGCAGGCGATCGACGCCTCGGTCGAGGCGATGATCGACGCGGGGCTCATGAACGAGCCCGAGCGGATCAGGAACGAGATCGGCCGCATCTACGAGGAGCGCGGCATCGAGTTCCAGAAGGTCTTCGACCGGCTGCTCACCGATCTGCTCGGCGAGGTCGACTACAAGATCCTCGCCGCGGGGATCGTCGGGTACCGGCGCGCGCGCGAGGCGGCCCTCGTCCTCTACCCGCACGTCAAGATCACCCTCTTCGCGCTGATGCGCCGCGGGCTCCGCCTCGGCGTCGTCTCCGACGCCCCCCGCCACGAGGCGTGGCTGCGGCTCTGCTACCTGCAGCTCCACCAGGTCTTCGACGCCGTCCTCGCCCACGAGGACACCGGCGCCTACAAGCCCGACCCCGCCCCCTTCCGGGCCGTCCTTGAGCGGACGGGGATCCCCCCGGCCGAGGCGCTGATGGTGGGGGACTGGCCGGAGCGCGACATCGCCGGAGCAAAGGAGATGGGGATGACGACGGTCTTCGCCCGCTACGGCGACACCTTCGACACGAGCCACTCGGGGGCCGACTACGACATCGACGACATCTACGAGCTGGTGGGGATCATCGACGAGATCAACGGCGCCGCCTCGGCGGGCGGCGGGCAGGAAGTATTTCCCGCGGACTGAGCGCGGCGGCCGGCTCGAGGCCGGCCGGAAAGGACGAACGATGCACGTTGTCACGGCCGAGGAGATGCGGCGGCTCGACGAGGCCACGATCAGCCGCCACGTGCCGGGGCTCACGCTGATGGAGCGGGCCGGGCAGGGCGTCGTCGACGCGATCGGGGAGTTCTTCGACCCGCCCGGCGACTTCCGCTACGCGATCCTCCTCGGCAGCGGCAACAACGCCGGGGACGGGCTCGTCGTCGCCCGGCTGCTCGCCGAGACGGGGGCCCGCGTCGTCCTCCTCTACCTCCGGGAGCCGAAGGACCTCTCCCCTGACGCGTTCAAGAACTACGCCCGCCTCAGGAAGGACCGGAAGCAGGGGCGGCTCGAGGAGATCTTCCTCTACCTCGCCGATTGGGAGGGAAAGATGCTCGCCGCGCTCGACGAGTGCGACGTCGTCGTCGACGCCATCTTCGGCACGGGGCTGGGCAAGCCGGTGACCGGGCGCTGGGCGGAGGCGATCGAGCTCGTCCGCCGCAGCCGTCTGCCCGTCGTCGCGATCGACGTCCCCTCGGGGATCGACGGCACGACCGGCGCCGTCCTGGGAACGGCCATCAGGGCCGATCTCACCGTGACGATGGGTCTGCCCAAGACGGGGCTCCTCTTCTACCCCGGCAAGGAGCACGTGGGGGGGCTCCGCGTCGTCGACATCGGCATTCCCGCGCCGGTCGTGGAGGAGGCGCGGCTCTCGCTGGGGTTGCTCGATCTCGACCAGGCCGTCGCCGACCTGCCGCCGCGCGATCCCGCCGGGCACAAGTTCGACCGCGGCGCGCTCCTCCTCGTGGCGGGGAGCCGGCGGTACGCGGGGGCGGCGGTGCTCGCCGCCGGCGCCGCCCTGAGGACCGGCTGCGGGATCGTCTATCTCGCCGGCCCCGAATCGATCCGCCAGGTCGTCCAGGTCTCCGCCCCGGAGATCATCTTCGTGCCGCTCGCCGAGACCGTCAACGGGTCGATCGACGCCGACCCGGCGGCCCTGCTCGACGAGGTGCGCTTCGACGCCGTCGCCTGCGGCCCCGGGCTCACCGCCGATGCGGCCGCCGTCCGGTTCGTCGGGGAACTGGCCGGGCGCTGCAACGCGCCCCTCCTCCTCGACGCCGACGGGATCAACGCCTTCGCCGGGGCCTACGACCGCGTGAAGGCGCTCTCCGCCGACCGGCCGATCGTCCTCACCCCGCACGCGGGCGAGCTCGCCCGCCTGACCGGCGCCGACGTGGGGACGGATTCCGCCGCGCGGATCGAGGCGCTGCGGCTCCTCGTGGCCGGCACGGGGATCGTCCTCGCCTGCAAGGGCGCCCCGACGGTCGTCGTCGAGCCCGACGGCGCGGGCTACGTCAACTGGTTCGGGCATCCCGGCCAGGCGACTGCCGGCAGCGGCGACGTCCTCGCCGGCGCGATCGGCGGCTTCCTCGCCCAGGGCGCCTCGCCGGCGGCCGCCACGCGCCTCGGCGTCTTCGTCCACTCGCGCGCGGCCGACATCGCCTCGGCCGACACGGGCGAACGGGCGATGCTCGCCGGCGACTGCATGGACGCGATGCCCCTCGCGATGCTCGAGGTGGAGGAGGAGACCCTCTAGTTGGACCGGGGCAGGGTGCCATGAACGAAGGGCGATTCATCGACATGCTTCGCGCCGCGTTTCCCGACGCCGGCCTCGGCGACGATACCGCCGTTCTGCCGGCGCCCGCGGGGGAGCTCCTCTTCGCCGCCGACGCCGTCGTCGACGGCGTTCACCTCGACCTGCGCTACGGCTCCCTCGCCCAGGCGGCCGCGAAGGCCGTGACGGCGAACGTCTCCGATGTCTACGCGATGGGTGGCGAGCCGGTGGCCGTCACCGTCACGGCGGGGCTTCCCGCCGGGCTCGGGGATGAGGACGCGGCCGATCTCGTCCGCGGGCTCCGTGCCGCCCTGGACCGGTACGGCGCCGGGCTCGCCGGGGGAGACACCGTGGCGAGCGCCGGCCCCTTCTTCCTCGACGTGGCGATCCTCGGGCGGGTCGCGGCCGGCCGCGCGCTCCGGCGCGGCGGCGCGCGCCCGGGAGACCGCCTCGTCGTCACCGGCCCGCTCGGGCGCTCGCTCGCCGGGCTCGCCGTGCTGCGCGCGGCGGCGGACCTGCCGCCGATCCCCGGCGTTCCCGCGGCGCGCCTCGTTTCCGGCGAGAGCGGACGCGAGGCCTTCCTCGACGCCGCCCGGGCCTGCCCGATCGGTGCCGGGGAGGAGGAGGCCGCGGCGCTCCTCGCCGCCCGCGGTCTCGACGCGGCCTTCCTGCCAGCGCTTCTCGCCGCGGCGGCCCATCTCGCCCCACTCGCCCGGCCCCTGCCGCCGGGAGAGGCGATGAGAGGCGGCGTGAGGGCGGCGATCGACGTGAGCGACGGCCTCGCGCGGGACCTTCGCAACCTCTGCGCCCAGAGCGGCGCGGGTGCTCTCGTCGACGAGGCGGCGCTGCCGCTCGATCCCCCGGCCGATGTCGCCGCCGGCGGCGACGACGACGCGCGGCGGCGTCTCCTCCTCGGCGGCGGCGAGGAGTACGTCCTTCTCCTCGCGGTCGCGCCCGGCGCGGCGTGCCCCGGGACGGAGATCGGCGAGATCCGCCCGGCCGCCGACGGGCTGCGCCTGCGCACGCGCGGTGGCGGGATCGTCCCGCTCCCCGACCTCGGCTGGGAACACATCCTCTGACCGGCCGCGCCGGGGGAGACGACGATGCTGCTCTACCTCATCCGCCACGGGCAGACCGACTGGAACCGCGACCGCCGCATCATGGGGCGATCGGACGTTCCGCTCAACGCGGCGGGCCGGGAGATGGTGGCGGCGACGGCACGCTGGCTCGGCACGGCGGGGATCCCCGTCGTCTACTCGAGCACCGTGCCGCGCGCGATGGAATCCGCGCGGATACTCGCCGGCGAGTGGGAGGCGCGAATCGTCGAGGAGCCGCGCCTCGACGAATCGGCCTACGAGCGGTGGGTGGGGCGGCGCTTCGACGAACTGGCCGGCGATCCCGATTTCGAGGCCTACCGCACGGCGCCCACGCGATCGACCTTCTCGGCGGAGGAGGGGATGGCGGACATCCAGCGGCGGGCCCTGGCCGCGGTCCGGCGGATCGTGGAGGAAACCGGCGACGGCCGTGCCGCGCTCGTCTCGCACAGCGACGTGATGAAGCCGGTCGTCGCGCACTACCTCGGCATGGACCTCGACGCGATGCACCGCCTCGCGATCGCCAACGCCTCGGTGAGCATGATCGATTTCGGCTTCGACGGCGGGCCGCGCCTGCGCTGCCTCAACGTCGTTCCGTGGCGGCGCTTCGCCTGAGCGCCCCGACCGCCCGTTCGCGCCGCATCGCGCCCCGCCGCGCCCCCGCCTGCCGAGCCCCCGCCCGCATCGAGCACCGCCGCGCCCCCATCCGCCGCGCCGCGCGCGACGGTCGCCGCCTTCCGTCACTATCTGTTGACGCGCACCCCCCTGCCGGGAGAGAATGGAGTCGTCCCGCCACGCATGGACCGCGGAGCCGCGGGGCGTCCCGCCACAGAAGAAAGGACCGCCGATGACGAGCGCGCCGAAGGACGTTCTGGAGATGGCCGCCGAGCGCGGCATCGAGTTCGTCGACATCAAGTTCATGGATTTCATCGGGTCGTGGCAGCACTTCACGATCCCCGTCGGGCGGCTCGACGAGGCGCTCTTCGTCGACGGCGTCGGCTTCGACGGCTCGAGCATCCGCGGCTGGAAGAACATCGACGAGAGCGACATGCTCGTCCTTCCCGACCCGGCCACCGCCTTCGTCGATCCCTTCCACCGGCATCCGACGCTCAGCGTGATCGGCGACATCCTCGACCCGATCACCCGCGAGCCGTACAGCCGGGATCCGCGGTTCATCGCCCGCAAGGCGGAGCGTCACCTCGTCGACACGGGGATCGCCGACACGGCCGTCTTCGGCCCCGAGGCGGAGTTCTTCGTCTTCGACGACGTCCGCTTCGGCCAGGACGAGAACAGCGGCTTCTACGTCGTCGACTCGGAGGAGGCCTCCTGGAACACGGCACGCGACGAGGGGCCGAACCTCGCGTACAAGTCGCGGTTCAAGGAGGGGTACTTCCCCGTCCCGCCCACCGACGCGCTCCAGGATCTCAGGAGCGAGATGATGCGCAACCTCATCGCGTGCGGGCTGCGCCCCGAGCTGCAGCACCACGAGGTGGCCACCGGGGGGCAGGGCGAGATCGACCTCCACTACGACACGCTCGTCCGGATGGGCGACGCGCTTTCCCTCTTCAAGTACGTCGTCAAGAACACGGCGCGGGCCGAGGGGCGGACGGCCACCTTCATGCCGAAGCCGATCTTCGGCGACAACGGCTCGGGGATGCACGTCCACGTCTCGCTCTGGAAGAAGGACGTGAACATCTTCGACGGCCCCGAGTACGCCGGGCTCAGCGAGACGGCCCTCTTCTTCGTCGGCGGCATCCTCGCCCACGCGCCGGCGCTGCTCGGGCTGACCGACCCGACGACGAACTCCTACAAGCGCCTCGTGCCGGGGTTCGAGGCGCCGGTCAACCTCGCCTACTCGCAGCGCAACCGGAGCGCCGCGGTGCGCGTGCCGATGTACTCCGCCTCGGCGGAGGCGCGGCGCATCGAGTTCCGCTGCCCCGACGCCACGGGGAACCCCTATCTCACGATGGCCGCGATCCTCATGGCCGGGCTCGACGGGATCGACCACCGCACCCACCCGGGCGAGCCGCTCGACAAGAACATCTACGACATGCCCCCCGAGGAGCTGGCCGGCGTCCGCACGACGCCGCCCGATCTCCAGTCGGCCCTGTGCGCGCTCGAGGCCGACCACGAGTTCCTGCTGCGGGGGGACGTCTTCACCGAGGACGTCGTCCGCACGTGGATCGCGTACAAGCGCGAGAAAGAGGTGACGCCGGTGATGAGCCGGCCGCACCCCTGGGAATTCTACCTGTACTACGACATCTAGACCGGACGGGAGGGCTGCCGGCCGGCGATGGAACGTCCCCATCTCGCAAGAGCGTCGCTTCCCCCGCTGCGCGGCGGCGGCGAGGAGATACTGACCTCCTTCGCCGGCGAGGTGCGCGGCGTCTACCGCGATTTCCTCGAGCGCCTCGAGGTTTTCCACCGCGCCGGGGGCGGCGGGCTCGAAACCTCGCGCGCCTGCTCCGACGCCGTCGAGGCGATCGTCGTCCACCTCTACCGATCGCTTCTCGCCGACACGAAGCTCGATCCCGCCCGGGCGCCGGCCCTCGTCGCCCTCGGCGGATTCGGCCGCCGCGAGCTCTCGCCGGCCAGCGACGTCGATCTCCTCTTCGTCCCCGGCCGCGGGGGCGACGACGACGGCGGCTTCACCGGTCATCTCGTCCGGCTCATGTGGGACGCGGGGCTGCGGCTCGGCCACTCGGTCCGGACGATGGCCGAGCTGCGCAAGGCGATCCGGCGCGATCTCGATCTCCGGACGGCGGTCCTCGACAGCCGCCTCGTCAGCGGGGACGATGCGGCCAGGTCGCGTCTCGCCGTCCTCCGCGAGGAGGTCCTCACCCGCGACCGGGGCGGTTTCCTCGAGGCGAAGCTCGGCGAGGCGACGCGGCGGTGGGAGAAGTACGGCGGGAGCTACCACCTCATCGAGCCGAACGTCAAGGAAAGCCCGGGGGGGCTGCGCGACTGGCAGACGATCCGGTGGCTCGGGACGGCCCTTCCCTGGAAGGGGACGCTGACGGGGCTCTACCGGCTCTCGCTCGTCGACCGGACGGAGATCGTCGAGATCCGCCGCGCCTTCGATTTCCTCGTGCGCGTCCGCAACGAGCTGCATTTCCGGGCGCAGAGCGACTGGAACGTTCTCACCCTCGAGGTGCAGCGGGAGGCCGCCGCCGGGCTCGGGTACGTCGCCCGGGGCGACCTGCTCGCCGTCGAGCGGTTCATGCGCGACTACTACTCGCGCACGCGGCTCGTCTACGCCGTCCTCGAGCGGCTCTTCGCCGAGACCCGCGGCCGGGGCAACCTGCGCGTCATCGACGGCGTCCTCTACCGGCGCGTCGGCGCGCCGGGGCTGGGCCGGCTCGACCTGCGGCTGCTCGGCGAGAAGATCAGGCAGGATCCCCTCTTCATGTTCAAGGCGCAGCTCGAGACGGGGCGGCTCTTCTCGCCGCGGATGGAACGGCGCGTCAGGACACTCTACCGCACGGACCGGCTCGACCCCGCCGGTGCGGTCCGGATGCGCGAATCCTTCCTCGAGCTGCTTTGCATGCCGGGCAGGCAGGCGCCGGTTTTGCGGTCGATGCACGAGCTCGGCGTCTTGCGGCACCTCGTGCCTCCCTTCGAGCGGCTGCGCTGCCTCAAGCGGTACGACCTCTACCACCAGTACACGGCCGACGAGCACAGCCTCCAGGCCGTCGCGGCGCTCGACGCGCTGGAAAGCGAGACGGGGTTGCTGGCGAGGCTCTACGGGGAGGTCGCCGAGAAGACCGAGCTTCTCCTCGCCACGCTCCTGCACGACATCGGCAAGACGAGCGCGCGCGGGCACGCGCTCGCCGGCGCGCGGATGGCCGAGAAGATCCTCGCCCGCTTCCCGCTTTCGACCCGGAGCCGGGAGCTCGTCGTCTTCCTCGTCCGCAACCACCTGCTCCTCTCGCATTTCAGCCAGCGG from Candidatus Krumholzibacteriota bacterium includes these protein-coding regions:
- the glnA gene encoding type I glutamate--ammonia ligase, whose amino-acid sequence is MTSAPKDVLEMAAERGIEFVDIKFMDFIGSWQHFTIPVGRLDEALFVDGVGFDGSSIRGWKNIDESDMLVLPDPATAFVDPFHRHPTLSVIGDILDPITREPYSRDPRFIARKAERHLVDTGIADTAVFGPEAEFFVFDDVRFGQDENSGFYVVDSEEASWNTARDEGPNLAYKSRFKEGYFPVPPTDALQDLRSEMMRNLIACGLRPELQHHEVATGGQGEIDLHYDTLVRMGDALSLFKYVVKNTARAEGRTATFMPKPIFGDNGSGMHVHVSLWKKDVNIFDGPEYAGLSETALFFVGGILAHAPALLGLTDPTTNSYKRLVPGFEAPVNLAYSQRNRSAAVRVPMYSASAEARRIEFRCPDATGNPYLTMAAILMAGLDGIDHRTHPGEPLDKNIYDMPPEELAGVRTTPPDLQSALCALEADHEFLLRGDVFTEDVVRTWIAYKREKEVTPVMSRPHPWEFYLYYDI
- a CDS encoding CPBP family intramembrane metalloprotease, with amino-acid sequence MFPHVEPNDEHYEPVDGDAPEPGLFGRVNNYYLLVYALACFLMFYSISGLLYLRGNEVLSLSLPGIAAFLFPMYLLTRRFSLGFSREFLIGAPDLPTTLLAVLAAACAILPSDMLSGLLERRRPPDPEYIKFLVSIKPKGVFSLLAVGAGTVIVGPATEELLFRGFVQRIFHRNMEGWLAVLLGGIIFGIAHFSPTLLPGATFVGIVFGYLFYRTGNLVYPVLGHAVYNLSSLLRLEGASVADLEQAGGALPSPLWTVVSLAGLAAALLVIERRHGVTDLAGPPD
- a CDS encoding NAD(P)H-hydrate dehydratase, with product MHVVTAEEMRRLDEATISRHVPGLTLMERAGQGVVDAIGEFFDPPGDFRYAILLGSGNNAGDGLVVARLLAETGARVVLLYLREPKDLSPDAFKNYARLRKDRKQGRLEEIFLYLADWEGKMLAALDECDVVVDAIFGTGLGKPVTGRWAEAIELVRRSRLPVVAIDVPSGIDGTTGAVLGTAIRADLTVTMGLPKTGLLFYPGKEHVGGLRVVDIGIPAPVVEEARLSLGLLDLDQAVADLPPRDPAGHKFDRGALLLVAGSRRYAGAAVLAAGAALRTGCGIVYLAGPESIRQVVQVSAPEIIFVPLAETVNGSIDADPAALLDEVRFDAVACGPGLTADAAAVRFVGELAGRCNAPLLLDADGINAFAGAYDRVKALSADRPIVLTPHAGELARLTGADVGTDSAARIEALRLLVAGTGIVLACKGAPTVVVEPDGAGYVNWFGHPGQATAGSGDVLAGAIGGFLAQGASPAAATRLGVFVHSRAADIASADTGERAMLAGDCMDAMPLAMLEVEEETL
- a CDS encoding Mut7-C RNAse domain-containing protein is translated as MERPRFLCDRMLGRLCRKLRLLGFDAALNGEGEAGRFLLRAAREGRIAVTAARRADDRPGPAPVVLRTAGAVEQLAELFAAIGGAPSLEPFTRCIECNEFLVEEPAAAAAGRVPPLVAKRFDRFHRCPACDRIYWEGSHFEAMTREVERIRRALGEQ
- a CDS encoding HAD-IA family hydrolase, whose product is MIRLVVFDLDNTLTDFMRMKEQAIDASVEAMIDAGLMNEPERIRNEIGRIYEERGIEFQKVFDRLLTDLLGEVDYKILAAGIVGYRRAREAALVLYPHVKITLFALMRRGLRLGVVSDAPRHEAWLRLCYLQLHQVFDAVLAHEDTGAYKPDPAPFRAVLERTGIPPAEALMVGDWPERDIAGAKEMGMTTVFARYGDTFDTSHSGADYDIDDIYELVGIIDEINGAASAGGGQEVFPAD
- a CDS encoding thiamine-monophosphate kinase; translated protein: MNEGRFIDMLRAAFPDAGLGDDTAVLPAPAGELLFAADAVVDGVHLDLRYGSLAQAAAKAVTANVSDVYAMGGEPVAVTVTAGLPAGLGDEDAADLVRGLRAALDRYGAGLAGGDTVASAGPFFLDVAILGRVAAGRALRRGGARPGDRLVVTGPLGRSLAGLAVLRAAADLPPIPGVPAARLVSGESGREAFLDAARACPIGAGEEEAAALLAARGLDAAFLPALLAAAAHLAPLARPLPPGEAMRGGVRAAIDVSDGLARDLRNLCAQSGAGALVDEAALPLDPPADVAAGGDDDARRRLLLGGGEEYVLLLAVAPGAACPGTEIGEIRPAADGLRLRTRGGGIVPLPDLGWEHIL
- a CDS encoding histidine phosphatase family protein; this translates as MLLYLIRHGQTDWNRDRRIMGRSDVPLNAAGREMVAATARWLGTAGIPVVYSSTVPRAMESARILAGEWEARIVEEPRLDESAYERWVGRRFDELAGDPDFEAYRTAPTRSTFSAEEGMADIQRRALAAVRRIVEETGDGRAALVSHSDVMKPVVAHYLGMDLDAMHRLAIANASVSMIDFGFDGGPRLRCLNVVPWRRFA
- a CDS encoding HD domain-containing protein, which produces MERPHLARASLPPLRGGGEEILTSFAGEVRGVYRDFLERLEVFHRAGGGGLETSRACSDAVEAIVVHLYRSLLADTKLDPARAPALVALGGFGRRELSPASDVDLLFVPGRGGDDDGGFTGHLVRLMWDAGLRLGHSVRTMAELRKAIRRDLDLRTAVLDSRLVSGDDAARSRLAVLREEVLTRDRGGFLEAKLGEATRRWEKYGGSYHLIEPNVKESPGGLRDWQTIRWLGTALPWKGTLTGLYRLSLVDRTEIVEIRRAFDFLVRVRNELHFRAQSDWNVLTLEVQREAAAGLGYVARGDLLAVERFMRDYYSRTRLVYAVLERLFAETRGRGNLRVIDGVLYRRVGAPGLGRLDLRLLGEKIRQDPLFMFKAQLETGRLFSPRMERRVRTLYRTDRLDPAGAVRMRESFLELLCMPGRQAPVLRSMHELGVLRHLVPPFERLRCLKRYDLYHQYTADEHSLQAVAALDALESETGLLARLYGEVAEKTELLLATLLHDIGKTSARGHALAGARMAEKILARFPLSTRSRELVVFLVRNHLLLSHFSQRRDMDDPDTAAQFVKRVRSGLNLKLLYLLTYADLRATGVGVWTDWKASLLEGLYDRASALLADRRRAGAAWRSRLDDRRRKIVAAAGGEAERARMAAHLDSLPARYAGIVTPARAREHLAMIDELEGRAAVVRFRRLRHVKEITVLTRDRPFRLSQLCGVLTVNDLDIRGAWAFTRRDGVVIDRFHVARLDGSVSLGAEDRRRLEADLDAALSGGLDLDRAVGLH